From one Microlunatus sp. Gsoil 973 genomic stretch:
- a CDS encoding DUF2231 domain-containing protein: MARSTRGRGLIAKDPIHVRLMKRVETTPALNPGVGLLRRVAEPLTGSPARTRALQGNWTGHAIHPPLTDVPIGAWVSASLLDLLGGRSARPAATRLIGLGILATVPTVLTGLAEWRSIDPESQRVGVLHASVNSVALSLYTASWFARHRDRHGNGVLLALAGGSVAGLGAYLGGHLTEVRKISTRHPGFDR, translated from the coding sequence ATGGCTCGGAGCACCAGAGGAAGGGGTCTGATCGCCAAGGACCCGATCCACGTCCGGCTGATGAAGCGGGTCGAGACGACGCCGGCACTGAATCCCGGGGTCGGGTTGCTGCGGCGGGTCGCCGAACCGCTCACCGGCTCGCCGGCCCGGACCCGGGCGCTGCAGGGCAACTGGACGGGCCACGCGATCCACCCGCCGCTGACCGACGTCCCGATCGGAGCGTGGGTGTCGGCCAGCCTGCTCGATCTGCTGGGCGGCCGGTCCGCACGACCAGCGGCGACGCGGCTGATCGGGCTTGGCATCCTCGCCACGGTGCCGACGGTCCTGACCGGGCTGGCGGAGTGGCGGAGCATCGACCCCGAGTCCCAGCGGGTGGGCGTACTGCATGCGTCGGTGAACTCGGTTGCGCTGAGCCTCTACACCGCATCCTGGTTCGCCCGGCATCGCGACCGGCACGGCAACGGCGTGCTGCTGGCGCTGGCCGGTGGCTCGGTCGCCGGACTCGGCGCCTATCTCGGCGGGCATCTGACCGAGGTCCGCAAGATCTCCACCCGCCACCCGGGGTTCGATCGCTGA
- a CDS encoding biotin carboxylase N-terminal domain-containing protein: MHKVLVANRGEIAVRVIRAAADAGLTAVAVYAEPDADSLFVQLADEAYALGGSTPAETYLDIPKLIDIARRSGADAVHPGYGFLAENSAFAQAVIDAGLTWIGPPPPAIDALGDKVRARHIAQKVGAPLVPGTADPVEDAAEVVAFAEEYGLPVAIKAAFGGGGRGLKVARTIEEIPQLYESAVREAVTAFGRGECFVERFLDRPRHVETQCLADQHGNVIVVSTRDCSLQRRNQKLVEEAPAPFLSDEQRATLYTASKAILAEAGYVGAGTCEFLVGPDGTISFLEVNTRLQVEHPVSEEVTGLDLVRMMFRIADGEKLEIGDPVITKHSIEFRINAEDAGRNFMPAPGTLTTWQPPSGPGVRVDEGYRTGMTVPGSFDSLVAKVIVTGADRAEAIARSRRALAELRIDGMPTVVPFHRAVLGDPAFVAADGDFAVHTRWIETDFDNRIPPYDSEVAAAPDSQDKTTVVVEVNGKRFAVAMPAGIAATAQPAPARTRKPKRQRTASAAASGNALTSPMQGTIVKVVASDGDQVAEGELIVVLEAMKMEQPLSAHRSGRVSGLSAEVGATVTSGSVICEIVD; encoded by the coding sequence ATGCACAAGGTCCTGGTCGCCAATCGCGGCGAGATCGCCGTCCGGGTGATTCGTGCCGCCGCAGACGCCGGGCTGACCGCCGTCGCGGTCTACGCCGAACCCGACGCCGACTCGTTGTTCGTGCAGCTGGCCGATGAGGCGTACGCCCTGGGCGGCAGCACTCCGGCCGAGACCTACCTGGACATCCCGAAGCTGATCGACATCGCCCGCCGCAGCGGCGCCGACGCGGTCCATCCCGGCTACGGTTTCCTCGCCGAGAACTCGGCCTTCGCACAGGCGGTGATCGACGCGGGGTTGACCTGGATCGGACCGCCGCCGCCGGCGATCGACGCGCTCGGTGACAAGGTGCGCGCCCGGCACATCGCCCAGAAGGTCGGCGCGCCGTTGGTGCCGGGCACGGCGGACCCGGTCGAGGATGCCGCCGAGGTGGTCGCCTTCGCCGAGGAGTACGGCCTCCCGGTCGCGATCAAGGCCGCGTTCGGCGGTGGGGGGCGCGGGTTGAAGGTGGCCAGGACGATCGAGGAGATTCCCCAGCTCTACGAGTCCGCGGTCCGCGAGGCGGTCACCGCCTTCGGCCGGGGTGAGTGCTTCGTGGAGCGGTTCCTCGATCGTCCGCGGCATGTCGAGACCCAGTGCCTGGCCGACCAGCACGGCAACGTGATCGTCGTCTCCACCAGGGACTGTTCGCTGCAGCGCCGCAACCAGAAGCTCGTCGAGGAGGCCCCGGCGCCCTTCCTCAGTGATGAACAGCGGGCCACGCTCTACACCGCGTCCAAGGCGATCCTCGCCGAGGCGGGCTACGTCGGTGCCGGGACGTGTGAGTTCCTGGTCGGACCGGACGGCACCATCTCCTTCCTCGAGGTGAACACCCGCCTGCAGGTGGAGCATCCGGTATCGGAGGAGGTCACCGGACTTGACCTGGTGCGGATGATGTTCCGGATCGCCGACGGCGAGAAGCTCGAGATCGGTGATCCGGTGATCACCAAGCACTCGATCGAGTTCCGGATCAACGCCGAGGATGCCGGCCGCAACTTCATGCCCGCGCCCGGCACGCTGACCACCTGGCAGCCGCCGTCCGGGCCGGGAGTCCGGGTCGACGAGGGCTACCGGACCGGGATGACGGTGCCCGGCAGTTTCGACTCGCTGGTCGCCAAGGTCATCGTCACCGGCGCCGATCGGGCGGAGGCGATCGCCCGCAGCCGGCGAGCCCTGGCGGAGTTGCGGATCGACGGCATGCCGACGGTCGTACCGTTCCATCGGGCCGTGCTCGGTGACCCGGCGTTCGTCGCGGCGGACGGTGATTTCGCCGTGCACACGCGCTGGATCGAGACCGACTTCGACAACCGGATCCCGCCCTACGACAGCGAGGTCGCCGCCGCACCCGACTCGCAGGACAAGACGACCGTCGTCGTCGAGGTCAACGGCAAGCGGTTCGCGGTGGCCATGCCGGCCGGGATCGCCGCCACCGCGCAGCCGGCACCTGCACGGACCAGGAAGCCCAAGCGGCAGCGCACGGCCTCCGCGGCGGCCTCGGGCAACGCGTTGACGTCGCCCATGCAGGGCACCATCGTCAAGGTGGTGGCCTCGGACGGTGACCAGGTCGCCGAGGGTGAGCTGATCGTCGTGCTCGAGGCGATGAAGATGGAGCAGCCCCTGTCCGCACACCGGTCGGGCCGGGTCAGCGGTCTGTCGGCCGAGGTCGGCGCGACGGTCACCAGCGGCTCGGTGATCTGCGAGATCGTCGACTGA
- a CDS encoding biotin-dependent carboxyltransferase family protein produces the protein MIIIEQTGPLALIEDLGRSGYAHLGVPPSGAADRHGLRAANRLVGNPEGFAAIEVLHGGLVVSTERPIWAAVAGATTTLVINARPDASHHAVHLRPGDRLEVRAPTAGLRNYLAVRGGIDVPPVLGSRSADLLSGLGPAPLQPGTRLPVGRTPLPFPHIGLVRTPPSDDPLEVALTPGPRTDWLTPKAVQILADRVWTVSNDSDRTGVRLQGAPLGRRVTAELPSEGIIRGAVQVPPSGLPLIFGSDHPVTGGYPVVGVVPAADCDRIAQLRPGDGLRLRWRASP, from the coding sequence ATGATCATCATCGAACAGACCGGGCCACTGGCGCTGATCGAGGATCTCGGCCGGTCCGGGTACGCCCACCTCGGCGTCCCGCCCTCCGGAGCCGCCGACCGGCACGGCCTGCGGGCGGCCAACCGCCTGGTCGGCAACCCCGAGGGCTTCGCGGCCATCGAGGTGCTGCACGGCGGCCTTGTCGTCTCCACCGAACGCCCGATCTGGGCCGCCGTGGCCGGGGCGACCACAACGCTGGTGATCAACGCCCGGCCCGACGCCTCCCACCACGCCGTACACCTGCGTCCTGGTGACCGGCTGGAGGTGAGGGCGCCAACAGCCGGGCTGCGCAACTATCTGGCCGTCCGCGGCGGCATCGACGTCCCACCCGTACTCGGCAGTCGCTCCGCAGATCTGCTCTCCGGACTCGGTCCGGCACCGCTGCAACCCGGCACCCGACTGCCGGTCGGACGGACGCCGCTGCCCTTCCCCCATATCGGCCTGGTGCGCACGCCGCCATCCGATGACCCGCTCGAGGTGGCCCTGACGCCCGGGCCACGCACCGACTGGCTGACCCCGAAGGCCGTGCAAATCCTGGCCGACCGGGTGTGGACCGTCAGCAACGACTCCGACCGCACCGGTGTGCGGTTGCAGGGAGCGCCGCTGGGCCGCCGGGTCACGGCGGAGTTGCCCAGCGAGGGCATCATCCGAGGTGCCGTCCAGGTGCCGCCATCGGGCCTGCCATTGATCTTTGGTTCCGATCATCCGGTCACCGGCGGGTACCCGGTGGTCGGCGTGGTGCCGGCAGCGGACTGCGACCGCATCGCGCAGCTGCGTCCCGGCGACGGCCTGCGGTTGCGGTGGCGTGCCAGCCCTTAG
- a CDS encoding allophanate hydrolase subunit 1 produces the protein MTRRLLPYGDTARLLECGDLEDSRRLLHWLHQQDRPEISGIVPGARTLLLQLSAPLPTELAGTLIEIEPPPVPAGDAGLVAIDVRYDGPDLAALAERLGLDAEELINHHTGQDWVVAFCGFSPGFGYLSPTERPLPVPRRASPRTRVPAGSVALADHWSAVYPAPSPGGWQLIGSTDAPLFDVTAEPPAVLAPGTRVRFRRLTP, from the coding sequence ATGACTCGACGCCTGCTCCCCTACGGCGACACGGCGCGGCTGCTGGAATGTGGGGATCTGGAGGACAGCCGGCGGCTGCTGCACTGGCTGCACCAGCAGGACCGGCCTGAGATCTCAGGGATCGTTCCCGGCGCACGCACCTTGCTTCTCCAATTGTCCGCCCCGCTGCCGACCGAACTCGCCGGCACCCTGATCGAGATCGAACCGCCGCCGGTTCCGGCCGGCGACGCCGGCCTCGTGGCCATCGACGTCCGGTACGACGGACCCGATCTCGCCGCTCTCGCCGAACGACTCGGCCTCGACGCCGAGGAGTTGATCAACCACCACACCGGTCAGGACTGGGTGGTGGCGTTCTGCGGCTTCTCCCCCGGCTTCGGCTACCTGTCCCCGACCGAGCGGCCGCTTCCGGTGCCACGCCGGGCCTCTCCGCGGACCAGGGTGCCCGCCGGTTCCGTCGCACTGGCCGATCACTGGTCCGCTGTCTATCCGGCCCCGAGCCCCGGAGGTTGGCAGCTGATCGGCAGCACCGACGCGCCACTGTTCGACGTCACCGCCGAGCCGCCGGCCGTGCTCGCCCCCGGCACCCGCGTCCGCTTCCGCCGGCTGACGCCATGA
- a CDS encoding LamB/YcsF family protein has translation MTIDLNADLGESFGQWQVGDDAAMLQLITSANVATGFHAGDPQSLLVTCREAVARGVVIGAQIGYRDLAGFGRRFIDIDPAELTAEIIYQIGALDALARSAGGRVAYVKPHGALYNAIVDHEPQARAVVDALLALPEPLPLLGLPGSLVLKIAEDSGIRTVTEYFIDRNYTPDGRLVDRRQPDALIIDPEAAAERAVAAAREQVAESFCTHGDSPGAVTMAQTVRSALTAAGIEIAPFL, from the coding sequence GTGACCATCGACCTCAACGCCGACCTCGGTGAATCCTTCGGCCAGTGGCAAGTCGGCGACGACGCGGCGATGCTGCAGTTGATCACCAGCGCCAACGTCGCCACCGGTTTCCATGCCGGTGACCCGCAGAGCCTGTTGGTGACCTGCCGCGAGGCGGTGGCGCGCGGTGTCGTGATCGGTGCCCAGATCGGCTATCGCGATCTTGCCGGTTTCGGCCGACGGTTCATCGACATCGACCCGGCGGAACTGACTGCCGAGATCATCTACCAGATCGGCGCACTGGACGCCCTCGCCCGCAGCGCCGGCGGCCGGGTCGCCTACGTCAAACCGCACGGCGCGCTCTACAACGCCATCGTCGATCATGAGCCCCAGGCGCGTGCGGTGGTCGACGCGCTGCTGGCGCTCCCGGAGCCGCTTCCGCTGCTCGGCCTGCCCGGGTCGCTGGTGCTGAAGATCGCCGAGGACAGCGGCATCCGTACCGTGACCGAGTACTTCATCGACCGCAACTACACCCCCGACGGCAGGCTGGTCGACCGCCGACAACCGGATGCGCTGATCATCGACCCCGAGGCTGCAGCCGAGCGTGCCGTTGCCGCGGCACGCGAGCAGGTCGCGGAATCCTTCTGCACACACGGCGATTCGCCGGGCGCGGTGACCATGGCGCAGACCGTCCGCTCCGCGCTCACTGCTGCGGGCATCGAGATCGCGCCGTTCCTCTGA
- a CDS encoding DinB family protein, which yields MEQPPPDTKDWTWTIQLRCPECGLEAGTIDVPGVADRLEAAAVEWVQILTQNPAADRRPSPRIWSPLEYGAHVRDAIELYDARLVMMLIEDTPTFKNWDQDEAAIVGDYARLDPDRVAEEIAGYSATLVARIRALEDSQLDRRGTRSDGAEFTVRTFLQYLLHDIVHHLWDVTGQQAEV from the coding sequence ATGGAACAGCCGCCGCCCGATACCAAGGATTGGACGTGGACGATCCAACTGCGTTGTCCCGAGTGCGGTCTGGAGGCCGGCACCATCGACGTCCCCGGGGTCGCTGATCGTCTGGAGGCCGCGGCGGTCGAGTGGGTGCAGATCCTCACCCAGAACCCTGCCGCGGATCGGAGACCGTCACCTCGGATCTGGTCGCCGCTGGAATACGGCGCGCACGTCCGGGACGCGATCGAGTTGTACGACGCCCGCTTGGTGATGATGTTGATCGAGGACACTCCGACGTTCAAGAACTGGGACCAGGACGAGGCCGCCATCGTCGGCGACTACGCACGTCTCGACCCGGATCGGGTGGCGGAAGAGATCGCCGGCTACAGCGCGACCCTGGTGGCCAGGATCCGCGCCCTGGAGGATTCCCAGCTCGACCGTCGCGGTACCCGGTCCGACGGAGCGGAGTTCACCGTGCGGACCTTCCTGCAGTATCTGCTGCACGACATCGTCCATCACCTGTGGGATGTCACCGGGCAGCAGGCCGAGGTCTGA